A section of the Rhizobium sp. Pop5 genome encodes:
- a CDS encoding Bax inhibitor-1/YccA family protein, whose amino-acid sequence MADLRNYQSRAQTGEMIDQGLRAYMLKVYNLMALGLAITGVAAYLTFNFAVQDNQLTQFGELLFRSQLRWIVMLAPLAVVFFLSFRISRMSVSAAQTTFWIYAALMGLSLSSIFLVYTGQSVVQTFFVTAASFGALSLYGYTTKRDLSGMGSFMIMGLFGVIIASIVNIFLASSALHFAISVAGVLIFAALTAYDTQRIKELYYEADDVAMAGRKAIMGALTLYLDFINLFMFLLQFMGNRR is encoded by the coding sequence ATGGCTGATCTTCGTAACTATCAAAGCCGCGCTCAGACCGGCGAGATGATTGATCAAGGCCTGCGCGCATATATGCTCAAGGTCTACAACCTGATGGCGCTGGGTCTGGCGATCACCGGTGTAGCCGCATATCTCACATTCAACTTCGCTGTTCAGGACAATCAGCTCACCCAGTTCGGCGAGCTTCTGTTCCGGTCGCAGTTGCGCTGGATCGTCATGCTTGCGCCCCTTGCGGTCGTCTTCTTCCTGAGCTTCCGCATCAGCCGCATGAGCGTATCCGCCGCCCAGACGACCTTCTGGATCTATGCCGCGCTGATGGGCCTGTCGCTCTCGTCGATTTTCCTGGTCTATACCGGTCAGAGTGTCGTCCAGACCTTCTTCGTGACTGCCGCCTCCTTCGGCGCGCTGTCGCTTTACGGCTACACGACGAAGCGCGACCTGTCGGGGATGGGTTCGTTCATGATCATGGGTCTGTTCGGCGTGATCATCGCTTCGATCGTCAACATCTTCCTGGCTTCATCGGCCCTGCACTTCGCGATCTCGGTAGCAGGCGTTCTGATCTTCGCAGCGCTGACCGCCTACGACACGCAGCGGATCAAGGAGCTCTATTATGAAGCCGATGACGTCGCTATGGCCGGCCGCAAGGCCATCATGGGTGCCCTGACGCTCTATCTCGACTTCATCAACCTCTTCATGTTCCTGCTGCAGTTCATGGGCAACCGCAGATAA